In the genome of Kineosporia corallincola, one region contains:
- a CDS encoding GPW/gp25 family protein, translating into MAGQFIGSGWAFPMRADASGAVALAGGQREIEQAIRLVLATAPGERPMRPEFGCVIHDLVFAPVNEATSGRIRYEVRASLERWEPRIEVMEVDVLEDNDDDGMVLIDLRYAIRGTNSPRNLVFPFYTIPSDEPSTGGA; encoded by the coding sequence ATGGCCGGGCAGTTCATCGGTTCCGGCTGGGCCTTCCCGATGCGGGCGGACGCCTCCGGGGCCGTCGCGCTGGCCGGCGGGCAGCGCGAGATCGAGCAGGCGATCCGGCTGGTGCTGGCCACCGCGCCGGGTGAGCGCCCGATGCGTCCCGAGTTCGGTTGTGTCATCCACGATCTGGTGTTCGCACCGGTGAACGAGGCCACCTCCGGCCGGATCCGGTACGAGGTGCGGGCCTCGCTGGAGCGCTGGGAGCCACGGATCGAGGTGATGGAGGTCGACGTGCTGGAGGACAACGACGACGACGGCATGGTGCTGATCGACCTGCGGTACGCGATCCGCGGCACGAACAGCCCCCGCAACCTGGTGTTCCCGTTCTACACGATCCCCTCCGACGAACCCTCGACAGGAGGTGCCTGA
- the amaB gene encoding L-piperidine-6-carboxylate dehydrogenase, whose amino-acid sequence MPGLHQHVGKIFADLAVPDPLADGGDLECRSPVDGAVLGTLTSHTPDQVSAVIARSQAAFEQWRTVPAPVRGDLIREFGQLLREHKSALGTLVSIEAGKIESEGLGEVQEMIDICDLAVGLSRQLHGLTIATERPGHRMMEQWHPLGVVGVISAFNFPVAVWSWNTALALVCGDAVVWKPSEKTLLTAIACTGLLRRAARAAGAPEDIATLVLGGRQAGEVLVDDERVALVSATGSTRMGKQVAPRVAARLGRTLLELGGNNAAVVAPSADLDLTVRAVVFSAVGTAGQRCTTLRRLIVHRSVKDDLVRRLTAAYRSLPIGSPLESSTLVGPLIDDAAGQAFTAAVGTARAEGGTVVTGGTVHEQISQELGGCYVRPAIVDMPAQSTVVRTETFGPILYLLTYDDFDEAIRLHNEVTQGLSSSIFTLDLREAERFVSATGSDCGIANVNIGPSGAEIGGAFGGEKETGGGRESGSDAWRNYMRRATNTVNYSPDLPLAQGVTFS is encoded by the coding sequence ATGCCGGGCCTGCACCAGCACGTGGGAAAGATCTTCGCCGACCTCGCCGTCCCCGATCCCCTCGCCGACGGCGGCGATCTGGAGTGCCGCTCCCCCGTCGACGGGGCGGTGCTGGGCACCCTGACCTCGCACACGCCGGACCAGGTCAGCGCGGTGATCGCCCGGTCTCAGGCGGCTTTCGAACAATGGCGCACGGTGCCGGCGCCGGTGCGGGGCGACCTGATCCGCGAGTTCGGCCAGCTGCTGCGCGAGCACAAGAGCGCGCTGGGCACGCTGGTGTCGATCGAGGCGGGCAAGATCGAGTCCGAGGGCCTCGGCGAGGTGCAGGAGATGATCGACATCTGCGATCTGGCGGTGGGCCTGTCGCGTCAGCTGCACGGCCTGACCATCGCCACCGAGCGGCCCGGGCACCGGATGATGGAGCAGTGGCACCCGCTCGGCGTGGTCGGGGTGATCTCGGCGTTCAACTTCCCGGTGGCGGTCTGGTCGTGGAACACCGCCCTGGCGCTGGTCTGTGGTGACGCGGTGGTCTGGAAGCCCTCGGAGAAGACGCTCCTGACGGCGATCGCGTGCACCGGGCTGCTGCGCCGGGCCGCGCGGGCGGCCGGTGCCCCCGAAGACATCGCCACCCTCGTGCTGGGCGGGCGCCAGGCCGGTGAGGTGCTGGTGGACGACGAGAGGGTGGCGCTGGTCTCGGCCACCGGCTCCACCCGGATGGGCAAGCAGGTGGCGCCGCGGGTGGCGGCCCGGCTCGGGCGCACCCTGCTGGAGCTGGGCGGCAACAACGCGGCCGTGGTCGCCCCCAGCGCCGACCTCGACCTGACCGTGCGCGCCGTCGTGTTCTCGGCGGTCGGCACCGCCGGGCAGCGCTGCACCACGCTGCGCCGGCTGATCGTGCACCGCTCGGTCAAGGACGACCTGGTGCGGCGGCTGACCGCGGCCTACCGCAGCCTGCCCATCGGTTCCCCGCTCGAATCGTCCACGCTGGTGGGCCCACTCATCGACGACGCGGCCGGGCAGGCCTTCACCGCCGCCGTCGGCACCGCCCGGGCCGAGGGTGGCACGGTGGTCACCGGCGGCACCGTGCACGAGCAGATCAGCCAGGAGCTCGGCGGCTGCTACGTGCGCCCGGCGATCGTCGACATGCCCGCGCAGAGCACCGTCGTGCGCACCGAGACGTTCGGGCCGATCCTCTACCTGCTCACCTACGACGACTTCGACGAGGCGATCCGGCTGCACAACGAGGTGACCCAGGGCCTGTCCTCGTCGATCTTCACACTCGATCTGCGGGAGGCCGAGCGGTTCGTGTCGGCCACCGGAAGTGACTGCGGCATCGCGAATGTCAACATCGGACCGTCCGGTGCCGAGATCGGCGGGGCGTTCGGCGGCGAGAAGGAGACCGGCGGCGGGCGGGAGAGCGGGTCGGACGCCTGGCGCAACTACATGCGGCGCGCCACCAACACGGTCAACTACTCCCCCGACCTGCCCCTGGCCCAGGGTGTGACGTTCTCGTGA
- a CDS encoding putative baseplate assembly protein, with protein sequence MGLPSPDLDDRHFQQFVDDAKRHIQRSNPDWTDHNVSDPGITLIEAVAHMADQVVYRLNRVPDKSYLAFLNLLGVRLFPPTAARADVTFWLSAPQPDAVTLPADTEVATQRTETDEALVFATERDLVVPPCSLERVGRIPAGRDPQNDASMIDLTGNVRAERDVPVFSKPPQADDALLFGLSTAVPGCAVMLALDSQVDGVGVDPRQPPLRWEAWTPEGWQECEIEDDGTGGLNRAGDVVIHVPAGHVAARIGGHEAGWLRCLVVAPFPDQPFFSTSPTIRSADAFTIGGTVAAVHAQAVRNEVLGESTGAPGQRVRVANVPVLAGDPPLLLEVAGDDGWQSWVVVDDFSASGPDDRHVTLEPATGEVTFGPAVREPDGSLRRYGAVPPRGSVIRAARYRAGGGRSGNVSRGTLQVLRSSIPFVARVENREAARGGVNGETVDEAAVRAPITLRAQDRAVTARDYEELAWRAAPETARIACVGMPSDDQNGYGENAVRILVVPQAVADRGGRLRFEQLVPGDRLLAKITGYLDERRPLGTRLAVGPPFYQGVSVRATLHSYRAAQAGQVRERALDALYDFLDPMTGGPDGTGWPFGRPLRSGDLFAALQRLPGVELVDEVLLYPSDPITRRRGEAVDALTLSPSSLFFSFEHDVDVIGPA encoded by the coding sequence ATGGGGCTGCCCTCCCCGGATCTCGACGACCGGCATTTCCAGCAGTTCGTGGACGACGCGAAACGCCACATCCAGCGCAGCAACCCGGACTGGACCGACCACAACGTCTCGGACCCGGGCATCACCCTGATCGAGGCCGTCGCGCACATGGCCGACCAGGTGGTGTACCGGCTGAACCGGGTACCGGACAAGAGCTACCTGGCGTTCCTGAACCTGCTGGGCGTCCGGCTCTTTCCGCCGACCGCCGCCCGCGCCGACGTCACCTTCTGGCTGTCCGCGCCGCAGCCCGACGCGGTGACCCTGCCCGCCGACACCGAGGTGGCCACCCAGCGCACCGAGACCGACGAGGCACTGGTGTTCGCCACCGAGCGCGACCTGGTGGTGCCGCCGTGCTCGCTGGAGCGGGTGGGCCGGATCCCGGCCGGGCGGGATCCGCAGAACGACGCCTCGATGATCGACCTGACCGGCAATGTCCGTGCCGAGCGCGATGTTCCGGTGTTCAGCAAACCGCCGCAGGCCGATGATGCGCTGCTGTTCGGGCTGTCCACGGCGGTGCCGGGATGCGCCGTGATGCTGGCGCTGGACAGCCAGGTGGACGGCGTGGGGGTGGACCCGCGGCAGCCACCGCTGCGGTGGGAGGCCTGGACGCCGGAGGGCTGGCAGGAGTGCGAGATCGAGGACGACGGAACGGGTGGGCTGAACCGGGCCGGTGACGTGGTGATCCACGTGCCGGCCGGGCACGTGGCCGCCCGGATCGGCGGGCACGAGGCCGGCTGGCTGCGCTGCCTGGTGGTGGCACCGTTCCCGGACCAGCCGTTCTTCTCCACCTCGCCGACGATCCGCTCGGCCGACGCGTTCACCATCGGCGGCACGGTCGCCGCCGTGCACGCCCAGGCGGTGCGCAACGAGGTGCTCGGCGAGTCCACCGGCGCGCCCGGGCAGCGGGTGCGGGTGGCCAACGTGCCCGTGCTGGCCGGTGATCCGCCGCTGCTGCTGGAGGTGGCCGGGGACGACGGCTGGCAGTCCTGGGTGGTGGTCGACGACTTCTCCGCCTCCGGCCCGGACGACCGGCACGTGACGCTCGAACCGGCCACCGGTGAGGTAACTTTCGGTCCGGCGGTGCGTGAGCCGGACGGCAGCCTGCGCCGCTACGGCGCGGTTCCGCCGCGCGGCTCGGTGATCCGCGCCGCCCGCTACCGGGCCGGGGGCGGCCGGTCGGGCAACGTCTCGCGCGGCACGCTCCAGGTGCTGCGCAGCTCGATCCCGTTCGTGGCCCGGGTGGAGAACCGGGAGGCCGCCCGGGGCGGGGTGAACGGCGAGACGGTGGACGAGGCGGCGGTGCGGGCACCGATCACCCTGCGGGCCCAGGACCGCGCCGTGACCGCCCGGGACTACGAGGAGCTGGCCTGGCGGGCGGCGCCGGAGACGGCCCGGATCGCCTGTGTCGGAATGCCTTCGGACGACCAGAACGGCTACGGCGAGAACGCGGTGCGGATCCTGGTGGTGCCGCAGGCGGTGGCCGACCGCGGCGGCCGGCTGCGGTTCGAGCAGCTGGTGCCCGGCGACCGGCTGCTCGCGAAGATCACCGGGTACCTCGACGAGCGCCGCCCGCTGGGCACCCGGCTGGCCGTGGGACCGCCCTTCTACCAGGGTGTCTCGGTCAGGGCCACGCTGCACTCCTACCGCGCGGCCCAGGCCGGGCAGGTGCGGGAGCGGGCGCTGGACGCGCTCTACGACTTCCTCGACCCGATGACCGGCGGGCCGGACGGCACCGGCTGGCCGTTCGGGCGTCCTCTGCGTTCCGGTGACCTCTTCGCCGCGCTGCAACGACTTCCGGGGGTGGAGCTGGTGGACGAGGTGCTGCTGTACCCGTCCGACCCGATCACCCGCCGCCGGGGCGAGGCGGTGGACGCGCTCACGCTGTCGCCGTCGTCCCTGTTCTTCTCGTTCGAGCACGACGTCGACGTGATCGGGCCGGCATGA
- a CDS encoding NADase-type glycan-binding domain-containing protein, with the protein MPDDRPGVGEVAPGKPDPVRPVTRTPSATQEHGVRCWNCSVDNRSDRIFCRNCGVELNRRPAPAPVARPSWWRRLRDRLDDVNRFAVGAGLLALLLVLAAVLLAKPLYYRYQDRFSTPVAIPPVAVDASSTDPAHPPASAFDGGSNTWWGPGYSGESRGQFLRAVIQPTDLRAVRITPGVSPRPELRDRQARPHTLTLVVFDQRGRRTTKNVTLEDYTPELVRIRVDDAVQVLLVLGDGFGTSDSKEIAIAEVELYRY; encoded by the coding sequence GTGCCCGACGACCGGCCGGGTGTGGGTGAGGTGGCCCCCGGCAAGCCCGACCCGGTGCGCCCCGTGACCCGCACGCCGAGCGCGACGCAGGAGCACGGCGTGCGCTGCTGGAACTGCTCGGTGGACAACCGCAGTGACCGGATCTTCTGCCGCAACTGCGGGGTCGAGCTGAACCGCAGGCCGGCCCCGGCGCCGGTGGCGAGGCCGTCGTGGTGGCGGCGGCTGCGCGACCGGCTGGACGACGTCAACCGGTTCGCGGTGGGCGCCGGGCTGCTGGCGCTGCTGCTCGTGCTGGCCGCGGTGCTGCTGGCGAAACCGCTGTACTACCGCTACCAGGACCGGTTCAGCACGCCGGTGGCGATCCCTCCGGTGGCGGTGGACGCCTCCAGCACCGACCCGGCCCATCCCCCGGCGTCGGCGTTCGACGGCGGGTCGAACACCTGGTGGGGGCCGGGCTACTCGGGTGAGTCGCGCGGGCAGTTCCTGCGGGCGGTGATCCAGCCCACCGACCTGCGGGCGGTGCGGATCACGCCGGGGGTGTCGCCCCGGCCGGAACTGCGCGACCGGCAGGCCCGCCCGCACACGCTGACCCTGGTGGTGTTCGACCAGCGGGGACGTCGCACCACGAAGAACGTCACGCTGGAGGACTACACGCCGGAGCTGGTCCGGATCCGGGTGGACGACGCGGTGCAGGTGCTGCTGGTGCTCGGTGACGGTTTCGGCACGTCCGACAGTAAGGAGATCGCCATCGCCGAGGTGGAGCTGTACCGCTACTGA
- the hglS gene encoding 2-oxoadipate dioxygenase/decarboxylase → MSFRTVGATELRTRFAALLSDLYGGEVPAYGTLVEVSQEVNAEVLARAGEQAERLGSIERVTAERHGAIRVGTAAELEQVARIFGACGMYPVGFYDLRTATPPIPVVSTAFRPIARDELAANPFRVFTSVLVTDDERFFDRRTQDELHEFLGARKLFPAELLELADRAERDGSLPHEEAERFLHLATACFALSAEPVEREWYARLEAVSSVAADIGGVTSTHINHLTPRVLDIDELYARMRARGIEMIDRIQGPPATPPGHPDVLLRQTSFRALAEPRRFRAPDGSVSPGTLRVRFGEVEQRGVALTPRGRARYDAEGLAGLPVTDAELHAQDLAYYTRDDAGTLLPVVYEDFLPRSAAGIFASNLTGGGRSDAGRPGAARDATWMRAVLGRALHDPYALYDAERAAGACLP, encoded by the coding sequence GTGAGCTTTCGCACCGTCGGCGCCACCGAGCTGAGAACCCGCTTCGCCGCGCTTCTTTCCGACCTGTACGGCGGCGAGGTGCCGGCTTACGGCACGCTGGTCGAGGTGTCGCAGGAGGTGAACGCCGAGGTGCTGGCCCGGGCCGGGGAGCAGGCCGAGCGCCTCGGGTCGATCGAGCGGGTGACGGCGGAACGGCACGGCGCGATCCGGGTCGGCACCGCCGCCGAGCTGGAGCAGGTGGCCCGGATCTTCGGCGCCTGCGGGATGTACCCGGTGGGCTTCTACGACCTGCGCACGGCGACACCGCCGATCCCGGTGGTGTCCACGGCCTTCCGCCCGATCGCCCGGGACGAGCTGGCGGCCAACCCGTTCCGCGTGTTCACCTCGGTGCTGGTCACCGACGACGAGCGCTTCTTCGACCGGCGCACGCAGGACGAGCTGCACGAGTTCCTCGGCGCCCGAAAGCTTTTCCCGGCCGAGCTGCTGGAGCTGGCCGACCGGGCCGAGCGCGACGGCTCGCTGCCGCACGAGGAGGCCGAGCGCTTCCTGCACCTGGCGACGGCCTGTTTCGCGTTGTCGGCGGAGCCGGTCGAGCGGGAGTGGTATGCCCGCCTGGAGGCCGTCTCCAGCGTGGCGGCGGACATCGGCGGCGTCACCTCCACGCACATCAACCACCTGACGCCGCGGGTGCTCGACATCGACGAGCTGTACGCCCGCATGCGGGCGCGCGGCATCGAGATGATCGACCGGATCCAGGGTCCGCCCGCCACACCGCCCGGGCATCCGGACGTCTTGTTGCGCCAGACCTCGTTCCGGGCCCTGGCCGAGCCCCGGCGGTTCCGTGCCCCCGACGGCTCGGTCTCGCCCGGAACGCTGCGGGTGCGGTTCGGCGAGGTGGAGCAGCGCGGCGTCGCCCTCACCCCGCGCGGGCGCGCCCGCTACGACGCCGAAGGACTGGCCGGGCTGCCGGTCACCGACGCCGAGCTGCACGCCCAGGACCTGGCCTACTACACCCGCGACGACGCCGGGACCTTGCTGCCCGTGGTCTACGAGGACTTCCTGCCGCGCTCGGCGGCGGGCATCTTCGCCTCGAACCTGACCGGTGGCGGGCGTAGTGACGCCGGCCGCCCGGGCGCGGCGCGCGACGCCACGTGGATGCGGGCGGTGCTGGGCCGCGCACTGCACGACCCGTACGCGCTGTACGACGCCGAGCGGGCAGCGGGGGCCTGCCTGCCGTGA
- a CDS encoding ATP-binding protein has protein sequence MGDTYELELTPVRLRGPVPFVGRAAQLSRLHRLLAEPPCLVVLQGEAGIGKSRLVRQLLGELPGPVLFGEYDDVAQPARLGPVLNALSCETDHESRTREKLFADLAARLADLAPVTLVLEDLHWADTDSADFLAYLAAHPVDGVGVLITTRDPRAGARAPIHEALARTPSGALARIGLPPLDDAAVRELTGLTLRLPDPPAQLVATLRERTAGIPFVLEEVLRALSERGGDPLGDITVPYLLRDVVLYRMRALGATAGEVLGAAAVAGNEPRAGLLGQLLGLDEETVTAALAEAARAGLLHDGGDGAFAAGLVFRHDLARQAVYDLVPAPTRQSLHRRIARVLETSVPRPVAVLAQHYRLAGDNPAFVRNAGAAADLATARGDDATAARFLLQTMDVAELPRPTRVRLAAKLARSAIDGLSQVSAVPVLERLLADPHLPPGARGDLGLELGRMLRQQGEELRGYTEIERAVPYLRAPARRARALAVLAAPDTVPGRHADDHRERLAQAQDAAARCTDAGAALAVRIARVSLLIELGDPDAWPEADDLRGSPLLTARPREHARACLNWAHGALHTGDSQRAAVLAAEGRTLVGKTGYERLLPLGELTDLAVLRVTGRLRGVRERLAALRRECWRFPMLGLQVDLELALLQAVTDPAGARAGLLAVAEGARRVGAVLPGIRAHSGLGRVLLRDDPGAAAQHARQALELVRGKGIRSWGGEAALVLAEVRDAVDE, from the coding sequence ATGGGTGACACGTACGAGCTGGAACTGACACCCGTCCGGCTGCGCGGTCCGGTCCCCTTCGTGGGCCGGGCCGCGCAGTTGTCCCGCCTGCACCGCCTGCTCGCCGAACCACCCTGCCTCGTGGTGCTCCAGGGTGAGGCGGGTATCGGCAAGAGCCGCCTGGTGCGGCAGCTGCTCGGCGAGCTGCCGGGCCCGGTGCTGTTCGGTGAGTACGACGACGTCGCCCAGCCGGCCCGGCTCGGCCCGGTCCTGAACGCCCTGTCCTGCGAAACAGACCATGAGAGCCGCACCCGGGAAAAGCTTTTCGCGGACCTCGCCGCACGGCTCGCGGACCTCGCACCGGTCACGCTGGTGCTGGAGGACCTGCACTGGGCCGACACCGACAGCGCCGACTTCCTCGCCTACCTGGCGGCCCACCCGGTGGACGGCGTCGGTGTGCTGATCACCACCCGGGACCCCCGGGCCGGAGCCCGAGCCCCGATCCACGAGGCACTGGCCCGCACGCCGTCCGGGGCCCTGGCCCGGATCGGCCTGCCACCCCTCGACGACGCCGCCGTCCGCGAGCTGACCGGGCTCACCCTGCGCCTGCCCGACCCGCCCGCCCAGCTCGTGGCCACCCTGCGCGAACGCACCGCCGGCATCCCCTTCGTGCTGGAGGAGGTGCTACGCGCCCTGTCCGAACGCGGCGGCGACCCGCTCGGCGACATCACCGTGCCCTACCTGCTGCGCGACGTCGTGCTCTACCGGATGCGCGCGCTCGGCGCAACCGCCGGCGAGGTGCTCGGAGCCGCGGCGGTGGCCGGGAACGAGCCCCGCGCAGGGCTTCTCGGCCAGCTGCTGGGCCTCGACGAGGAGACCGTGACCGCCGCGCTGGCCGAGGCCGCCCGCGCCGGGCTGCTGCACGACGGCGGTGACGGCGCTTTCGCCGCCGGCCTGGTGTTCCGCCACGACCTGGCCCGCCAGGCGGTGTACGACCTGGTGCCCGCCCCCACCCGGCAGAGCCTGCACCGCCGGATCGCCCGGGTGCTGGAGACCTCCGTGCCCCGGCCCGTCGCCGTGCTCGCCCAGCACTACCGGCTGGCCGGCGACAACCCGGCCTTCGTGCGCAATGCCGGTGCGGCGGCCGATCTCGCCACGGCGCGGGGCGACGACGCCACCGCCGCCCGGTTCCTTCTGCAAACCATGGACGTCGCGGAGCTGCCCCGCCCCACCCGCGTCCGCCTCGCCGCCAAGCTCGCGCGCTCCGCCATCGACGGGCTCAGCCAGGTCTCCGCCGTCCCCGTGCTCGAACGCCTGCTCGCCGACCCGCACCTGCCGCCCGGGGCCCGCGGCGACCTCGGCCTGGAACTCGGCCGGATGCTGCGCCAGCAGGGCGAGGAACTACGCGGCTACACCGAGATCGAGCGCGCCGTGCCGTATCTGCGCGCCCCCGCCCGCCGGGCCCGGGCCCTCGCGGTGCTCGCCGCCCCCGACACCGTGCCCGGCCGTCACGCCGACGACCACCGGGAACGCCTCGCCCAGGCCCAGGACGCCGCCGCGCGCTGCACCGACGCCGGTGCCGCCCTGGCGGTCCGGATCGCCCGGGTGTCGCTGCTGATCGAGCTCGGCGATCCGGACGCCTGGCCGGAGGCCGACGACCTGCGCGGCTCCCCGCTGCTGACCGCCCGTCCCCGCGAGCACGCCCGCGCCTGCCTGAACTGGGCCCACGGCGCCCTGCACACCGGCGACTCGCAGCGGGCGGCGGTGCTCGCCGCCGAGGGCCGGACCCTGGTCGGGAAGACCGGCTACGAAAGGCTTCTCCCGCTGGGAGAATTGACTGACCTGGCCGTGCTGCGGGTCACCGGCCGACTGCGGGGAGTGCGGGAACGACTGGCCGCCCTACGCCGGGAGTGCTGGCGGTTCCCGATGCTGGGGCTCCAGGTCGATCTGGAACTGGCTCTGCTGCAAGCCGTCACCGATCCCGCCGGGGCGCGGGCGGGTTTGCTCGCCGTTGCCGAGGGAGCCCGGCGGGTGGGGGCGGTGCTGCCGGGGATCCGGGCACATTCCGGGCTGGGGCGGGTGCTGTTGCGCGACGACCCCGGTGCCGCGGCGCAACACGCGCGCCAGGCCCTGGAACTGGTGCGGGGCAAGGGGATCCGGTCCTGGGGTGGTGAGGCCGCGCTGGTGCTGGCGGAGGTGAGGGATGCGGTCGATGAGTGA
- a CDS encoding phage tail protein: MRGALPGLTSPHPLGERLPAVYADDEFGQRFSSGLDTVFAPLLTVLDCLPAYFDPLLAPVDFVDWLGLWVGAELDGDEDEAVRRAAVAAAGLLHRSRGTPRGLRMAIRLMFGVDPEITESGGAIWSAAPLGPFPGDPSPWLRVTLRVPDPDAVDRQRLDAVVAGARPAHIPYSVEVSGLDSPGTRS, translated from the coding sequence ATGAGAGGCGCGCTGCCCGGCCTGACCAGCCCGCACCCACTCGGCGAGCGACTGCCGGCGGTCTACGCCGACGACGAGTTCGGCCAGCGGTTCAGCAGTGGTCTGGACACGGTGTTCGCTCCGCTGCTGACCGTGCTGGACTGTCTCCCGGCGTATTTCGACCCGCTGCTGGCGCCGGTGGACTTCGTCGACTGGCTGGGCCTGTGGGTCGGCGCCGAGCTGGACGGCGACGAGGACGAGGCGGTGCGCCGGGCCGCCGTGGCCGCGGCCGGTCTGCTGCACCGTTCGCGGGGCACGCCACGCGGGCTGAGGATGGCGATCCGGCTGATGTTCGGCGTCGATCCGGAGATCACCGAGAGCGGCGGCGCGATCTGGTCGGCCGCCCCGCTCGGCCCGTTCCCCGGCGACCCGTCCCCGTGGTTGCGCGTCACCCTGCGGGTCCCCGACCCGGACGCCGTGGACCGGCAGCGCCTGGACGCCGTGGTCGCCGGTGCCCGGCCGGCCCACATCCCTTATTCCGTGGAGGTTTCCGGGCTCGACAGCCCGGGAACCCGATCCTGA